In a single window of the Streptomyces sp. CGMCC 4.7035 genome:
- a CDS encoding sigma-70 family RNA polymerase sigma factor translates to MRDDGTTVIGALVHRAVDGDEQATHDLLARVHPLALRYCRTRLSRLPGDARHFVEDLAQEVCVAVLLALPRYKDTGRPFEAFVFAIAAHKVADLQRAAMRHPGSTAVPSDEMPERPDDSLGPEERALLSSDAEWAKKLLANLPENQRELLLLRIAVGLTAEETGQMLGMSPGAVRVAQHRALSRLRALAEQ, encoded by the coding sequence ATGCGCGACGACGGGACAACGGTGATCGGTGCGCTCGTCCATCGCGCCGTCGACGGCGACGAGCAGGCGACACACGACCTGCTCGCCCGCGTTCACCCTCTGGCCCTGCGCTACTGCCGTACGCGCCTGTCCAGACTGCCCGGCGACGCCCGGCACTTCGTCGAGGACCTGGCCCAGGAGGTCTGCGTCGCGGTGCTCCTCGCGCTGCCGCGCTACAAGGACACCGGGCGCCCCTTCGAGGCGTTCGTCTTCGCCATCGCGGCGCACAAGGTCGCGGACCTGCAACGGGCCGCGATGCGTCATCCGGGCTCGACGGCGGTCCCGTCGGACGAGATGCCGGAACGCCCGGACGACTCGCTGGGCCCCGAGGAGCGGGCGCTGCTGAGCAGCGACGCCGAGTGGGCCAAGAAACTCCTGGCCAACCTCCCCGAGAACCAGCGCGAGCTGCTGCTGCTGCGGATCGCGGTGGGCTTGACGGCCGAGGAAACGGGCCAGATGTTGGGAATGTCACCAGGAGCGGTGAGGGTGGCGCAACACAGGGCGCTGAGCAGGCTGCGGGCGCTCGCGGAACAGTAG